The Shewanella algae DNA segment TGGGTACGCCACAACTGGCGAAAGTGATGCATCCCTTCTTTGGCATAGCTATGTGTGTGCTGCTGGCAGTGATGCTGCTGCGCTACTACAACCACAACAAATGGAACCGGTATGATCTGCCGTGGATGAAGGCCATTGTGTGGGTTTTGCTTCAGAAAGAGGAAAACATTCCTCCAGTTGGTCATTACAACCCTGGCCAAAAGATGTTGTTCCGCTCGTTTGTGGTTTTCGTGTTGGCGTTTATCGTCACCGGTTTCATGATGTGGCAGCCCTACTTTGCTCCTATGTTCTCTGCCGAAGCGGTGAACTGGGCCACCTTGATCCACTCGGCCTGCGGCATCCTGATGCTTATAGCCTTGGTGGTGCATGTATGGATGGCTTGTTGGATTGAAGGTTCTATCACTGGCATGTTGTACGGCAAAGTGTCGAAGGCCTGGGCCTGCAAACACCATCCGGCCATGTTGAACGAACACGAGGATAACTGACCATGAGTCTTGCCGGCGAGATCCCATCAAGTTTTACCGACAGCTCCCCTTTGGCTTTGAAAGTGCTGATCACGGCCGATCCCAAAGAGGTTTACCTACGCCGCGCGGAGCGCTTGGCCGAGCTTGCCAAGGATTCTTCGCTGGAAGAT contains these protein-coding regions:
- a CDS encoding formate dehydrogenase subunit gamma; protein product: MSNQPMIVRHKLIDRICHWVIVFVGLVTFLTGFAFFFPSFQWLSGIVGTPQLAKVMHPFFGIAMCVLLAVMLLRYYNHNKWNRYDLPWMKAIVWVLLQKEENIPPVGHYNPGQKMLFRSFVVFVLAFIVTGFMMWQPYFAPMFSAEAVNWATLIHSACGILMLIALVVHVWMACWIEGSITGMLYGKVSKAWACKHHPAMLNEHEDN